CGGCGTGCGCAGCGAAACCTTTATTCTGGTGAACTTCGGCAGGCGCATGATCATTGCGGGCGGCACCCAGTACGCGGGCGAGAACAAGAAGGGCATCTTCAGCGTCATGAACTTCCTGCTGCCGGGCCGCGGCGTGATGCCGATGCACTGCTCGGCCAACGTGGGTGAGGGCGGCGACGTGGCGCTGTTCTTCGGCCTGAGCGGCACCGGCAAAACCACCCTGAGCGCCGATCCCAGCCGCAAGCTGATCGGCGACGACGAGCACGGCTGGACCGATTCGGGCGTCTTCAACTTCGAGGGCGGCTGCTACGCCAAGGTCGTTCGCCTGAACCCGGAAGCCGAGCCCGACATCTACCGCACCACCCAGACCTACGGCACGGTGCTGGAAAACGTGGTGCTTGACGCAAGCGGCGTGCCGGACCTGAACGACGACAGCCTGACCGAGAACACCCGCAGCGCCTACCCGATCACGCAGATCGACAACATTCAGCCGGGCAGCCTTGCGGGCCACCCGCAGAACATCATCTTCCTGACCGCCGACGCTTTCGGGGTGCTGCCGCCGCTGAGCCGCCTGTCGCCGGACCAGACCATGTACCAGTTCATCAGCGGCTTTACCGCCAAGATTCCCGGCACCGAGGAAGGCGTCACCGAGCCCAGTCCCACCTTCAGCGCGTGCTTCGGCGCCCCGTTCATGCCCCGGCATCCCGGCGAGTACGCCCGTCTGCTGGCGAAGAAGGTGCAGGACAGCGGCGCGGCGGTGTGGCTGGTCAATACCGGCTGGAGCGGCGGCATGTACGGTCAGGGCAAGCGCATGAGCATCGCGCACACCCGCGCCCTGATCAACGCGGCCCTGGGCGGCGAACTGGACGGCGTGAAGTTCGAGCGCGAGCCGTTCTTCAATCTGGAGATCCCCACCGAAGTGCCGGGCGTGCCCAACGAGGTTCTCAACCCCCGCGGCGCCTGGGCCGACAAGGCCGCCTACGACGAGACGGCCCGCCGACTGGCCCGCATGTTCCGTGACAACTTCAAGCGCTTCGAAGCAGGCGTGGACCAGTCGGTGACGGACAGCATGCCTGACCCGGACGCCCAGGCCTGACATCAATCGGCAAAGGGAAGGCCCCCGCAAGTCACGCGGGGGCCTTCCCTTATGCACGTTGCGGCGGACGGGGCGCTACTCCTTGACCCCACCGGACACCGTGCCGCCCACGAAGTAGCCCTGGAACCCGTAGAACAGCGCCACGATGGGCAGTGCGCCGAGTGTGGCGGCGGCGGCAAACACCCCCCACTTGGTGCTGAACTGGCCCTGCGTGAACGAGAGCAGCATGATCCCCACCGTCCACTTTTCCACCCCGGTCAGCAGGATGTTCGCCAGGATGAACTCGGCGTAGGTCCCGATGAACTGGTTCAGGAAGATGAACACCAGAATCCCGCCCGACAGCGGCAGCACCACCTTGATAAAGGTCTGCCAGCGCGTTGCGCCGTCCACCATCGCTGCCTCCTCCAGCGATTCGGGCAGCGATTCCACGTAGCCCTTGAAAATCCAGGTATTGAAGGCGATGGCGCCGCCGCTGTAGGCCAGGATCAATCCGGTAAAGGTGTTGCTCAGGCCCAGAACCACCATCAGCGCGTAGACGGCCACCAGCGCCAGGAACACCGGGAACATCTGAATAAAGATAAAGAACAGGAGCGTCTGAAAGCGGCCCGGAAAGCGCAGGCGGGCCATCGCGTACCCGGCGGTGGTGGACAGCAGGATCGCCAGGATGCCGGTAATCCCCGACACCAGCAGGGTGTTGCGGACTGACAACAGGAACTTGCTTTCGTTGGTACTGCCGCCGAACTGGGCCGGCCCCATAAACACCACCAGCACCGCCACCGCCACGGTCAGGATGCGCAGGGCCCAGGTGCGCGTGCGGTTCAGGCCCTCGCTCTCGCCCCCCGCCCTGGCGATGATCGCCATGATCCCCAGCGCCGTCAGCGCCGCGCCGGACAGCCCCGCCAGCAGCAGTTGCCACAGCGGAATGGCGACGCCCTCGAACAGCTTCTGGAAATTCTCGTAACTCAGCACTTCCAGGCGGGGCAGCAGGCCGGTCTTGTAGAGGATGTTGGGATTGGAAAAATCCGGGAAGGCGAACAGGCTGTTGCGCGGATCAAAGGCGGCAATCAGCACGTAGAACAGCGGGTAGATCGCCACCAGTACCACCAGCATCAGAAACAGGTGGGTCAGCTGAACACCCAGCACGGCGCTGTAATTGATCTTGCGCCCGGTGCGGACCATGCCGACGCGCTGGCCGATCAGACTGGTCAGGGCCAGCACGCCACTGGCGGCCAGCAGGAACAGCAAAAACCGAATCCAGCCGCGCTCCACGAAGTAGATGGTGAAGCTCTTGGGGCGCCCTGCCATGTTCCTGTTCAGGTAGAAGGCCAGCACCCCGACGATGGTCACCAGGGCCGCCAGTACCAGCCACGGCAGGGCCTTTCGCAGCGGTCCCGGCTCACGGTGAACGTAGACCTCGGGTGCAGCGTCTTCACGCGTGGGCAGGGTGGTCATTTGCGGGCCTCCTCGAACACGCCGGCAGCCTTGAAGTTCACCAGCGAGATTGCCAGGGTCAGAAAGAAGATGATCAGCGCGATGGCGCTGGCCAGGGCGAAGTTCTGCCCGCCGCTGGAGGCAAAGGCCGTGTTGTAGCCCCACGACAGCAGAATGTCGGTGCTGCGGGCGGTGGCCTCGCGACCCACCTGGTCCGGCCCACCCTGCGTGAGCAGGTAGATGATGCCGAAGTTGTTGAAGTTGAACGCGAAGCCCGACAGCAGAATGGGCGTGAAGCTCGTCCGCAGCAGCGGCAGCGTGATGTTGGTGATCTGCTGCCAGCGGCTGGCCCCGTCAATGCTGGCGGCCTCGTACAGGTCCTCGTTGATGGTGCTCAGGGCGCTGATGGTGGCGGTCATCATGTAGGGAAAGCCCAGCCACAGGTTCACCACCAGCACGCTGACCTTGGCCCACAGCGGATCCCCCAGCCACGGCACGGCGGCCAGACCCAGCAGGCCCAGTCCCTTGTTCACGATGCCGAACTGCTGGTTAAACAGCGCCACCCACATCTGCACGCTGATCACGGCGGGAATGGCCCACGGGAGAAACAGCAGCGTGCGGTAGATGTTGCGCCCCTTGAGAT
This is a stretch of genomic DNA from Deinococcus aerolatus. It encodes these proteins:
- the pckA gene encoding phosphoenolpyruvate carboxykinase (ATP) — encoded protein: MSLTTDSPLTDLGIQNATVHLNPGVDDLYAHAIRLGEGVKAATGPLTVQTDKTGRSPKDRFIVEDDETRDAVWWEGFNRPIGSEVFDALLAKMTSYAEGRELFVQQVFAGTDKEQRIAVRMVTEMAYHSLFVHNMFVRPTPGELADFEADWTVLNIPSFRADPAVDGVRSETFILVNFGRRMIIAGGTQYAGENKKGIFSVMNFLLPGRGVMPMHCSANVGEGGDVALFFGLSGTGKTTLSADPSRKLIGDDEHGWTDSGVFNFEGGCYAKVVRLNPEAEPDIYRTTQTYGTVLENVVLDASGVPDLNDDSLTENTRSAYPITQIDNIQPGSLAGHPQNIIFLTADAFGVLPPLSRLSPDQTMYQFISGFTAKIPGTEEGVTEPSPTFSACFGAPFMPRHPGEYARLLAKKVQDSGAAVWLVNTGWSGGMYGQGKRMSIAHTRALINAALGGELDGVKFEREPFFNLEIPTEVPGVPNEVLNPRGAWADKAAYDETARRLARMFRDNFKRFEAGVDQSVTDSMPDPDAQA
- a CDS encoding sugar ABC transporter permease, whose amino-acid sequence is MTTLPTREDAAPEVYVHREPGPLRKALPWLVLAALVTIVGVLAFYLNRNMAGRPKSFTIYFVERGWIRFLLFLLAASGVLALTSLIGQRVGMVRTGRKINYSAVLGVQLTHLFLMLVVLVAIYPLFYVLIAAFDPRNSLFAFPDFSNPNILYKTGLLPRLEVLSYENFQKLFEGVAIPLWQLLLAGLSGAALTALGIMAIIARAGGESEGLNRTRTWALRILTVAVAVLVVFMGPAQFGGSTNESKFLLSVRNTLLVSGITGILAILLSTTAGYAMARLRFPGRFQTLLFFIFIQMFPVFLALVAVYALMVVLGLSNTFTGLILAYSGGAIAFNTWIFKGYVESLPESLEEAAMVDGATRWQTFIKVVLPLSGGILVFIFLNQFIGTYAEFILANILLTGVEKWTVGIMLLSFTQGQFSTKWGVFAAAATLGALPIVALFYGFQGYFVGGTVSGGVKE